The Rubidibacter lacunae KORDI 51-2 genome window below encodes:
- a CDS encoding class I SAM-dependent methyltransferase, whose translation MLLRQEHRRKLDSSNDLDFYGVPRFVTHVDGSFIDRLTQLYRKRLQPGTRVLDLMSSWVSHLPDDISFERVDGHGMNAEELARNPRLDRYFVQDLNENPKLPLPDSEFAAVLNTVSVQYLQYPEAVFSEVRRVLAPGGIAIVSFSNRMFFQKAIAAWRDSSEAGRVELVRQYFQAVPGFGEPDVAIKKSAVPPVLQMLGIGNASPFYAVLATKVA comes from the coding sequence ATGCTACTACGTCAAGAGCACCGCAGGAAGCTCGACTCTAGTAACGACCTCGACTTTTACGGCGTGCCGCGCTTCGTCACGCACGTCGACGGCAGCTTCATCGATCGTCTAACGCAGCTCTATCGCAAACGCCTGCAGCCAGGCACGCGAGTGTTGGACTTGATGAGTAGTTGGGTGTCTCATTTGCCGGACGATATATCGTTCGAGCGAGTGGACGGACATGGCATGAACGCCGAGGAACTTGCCCGCAATCCGCGGCTCGACCGCTACTTCGTCCAGGATCTGAACGAAAACCCCAAGCTACCGCTCCCCGATAGCGAATTTGCGGCCGTGTTGAATACAGTCTCGGTGCAATACTTGCAGTACCCCGAGGCTGTCTTTAGCGAGGTCCGCCGCGTTCTCGCGCCGGGTGGGATCGCGATTGTGAGTTTTTCCAATCGCATGTTTTTTCAAAAGGCGATCGCAGCGTGGCGCGACAGCAGCGAAGCCGGACGCGTTGAGTTGGTCCGTCAATACTTCCAGGCAGTACCTGGTTTTGGCGAACCGGACGTCGCAATTAAAAAATCCGCCGTGCCGCCAGTATTGCAGATGCTTGGCATTGGCAATGCCAGCCCATTTTATGCCGTTCTCGCCACTAAAGTCGCATAA
- a CDS encoding HAD family hydrolase: MCENRGGPTPAISADAPQSRQLQSLGAIVVHCQEQDKQSERKRTTMVAAILFDLDGTLVNTDPIHFKHWKVLLRDYGYEIDREFYDAKISGGTNEAILADILPQLSPEQARDFAEYKEAQFRASGSDLQRLPGLTEMLAWVHYNNLKSAVVTNAPRANAEFMLATLDLADTFSILVLAEDAPAGKPDPAPYLIAMDKLGVTAEMTIAFEDSPSGIRAAVAAGIYTVGVASTHDPSRLHSAGASRTIRDFTDKELWEWLRVLDCVS; encoded by the coding sequence GTGTGCGAAAATCGGGGCGGTCCGACGCCCGCTATTTCGGCCGACGCTCCTCAATCAAGACAATTGCAGTCCCTCGGCGCGATCGTCGTGCATTGCCAAGAGCAAGATAAACAAAGCGAACGGAAGCGAACGACCATGGTGGCAGCGATTCTTTTCGATCTCGATGGCACGCTGGTCAATACCGACCCCATTCACTTTAAGCACTGGAAGGTGCTTCTTCGCGATTACGGCTACGAGATCGACCGTGAGTTCTACGATGCCAAAATTAGCGGCGGCACCAATGAAGCCATCCTGGCGGACATTTTGCCGCAACTCTCGCCGGAACAGGCCCGCGACTTTGCCGAGTATAAAGAAGCCCAATTCCGTGCTTCAGGGTCTGACCTCCAGCGCCTGCCCGGGCTGACGGAAATGTTGGCATGGGTGCATTACAACAACCTGAAGAGTGCCGTCGTCACCAACGCACCGCGCGCTAATGCCGAGTTCATGCTCGCGACCCTCGATCTTGCCGATACTTTCTCGATCTTGGTACTGGCAGAAGATGCTCCCGCTGGCAAACCCGATCCCGCACCATACCTGATAGCAATGGACAAGCTGGGTGTCACCGCTGAGATGACGATCGCCTTCGAGGATTCACCGTCTGGCATCCGCGCGGCCGTAGCTGCAGGAATTTACACAGTTGGCGTTGCCTCGACTCACGACCCCAGTCGCTTGCACTCCGCCGGTGCCAGCCGCACCATCAGGGACTTTACAGACAAGGAGTTGTGGGAGTGGCTGCGCGTCCTCGACTGCGTAAGCTAG
- a CDS encoding nucleoside deaminase encodes MDEWMCAAIAEARQGLAEGGIPIGSVLVRDGAILGRGRNRRVQDSDPMTHAEIDCLRKAGRIGSYRCAVLYSTLMPCYLCAGAVVQFGIETVIAGESATFGGARAFMESHGVIVRDLDLDECKQLMRDFIAANPRLWDEDIGE; translated from the coding sequence ATGGATGAATGGATGTGCGCCGCGATCGCTGAAGCGCGCCAGGGACTAGCCGAAGGCGGTATCCCAATTGGCTCAGTGCTCGTGCGCGACGGTGCGATTCTCGGGCGCGGGCGCAATCGGCGCGTCCAAGATAGCGACCCGATGACCCATGCTGAAATCGACTGCCTTCGCAAAGCAGGTCGTATCGGCAGCTATCGCTGTGCCGTATTGTATTCAACGCTGATGCCTTGTTACCTTTGTGCTGGAGCCGTCGTACAGTTTGGGATCGAAACTGTCATTGCTGGCGAGTCAGCCACATTCGGCGGCGCGCGCGCGTTCATGGAATCCCACGGCGTTATTGTCCGCGACCTCGACCTTGACGAATGCAAGCAGTTGATGCGCGATTTCATTGCGGCCAATCCGCGCCTCTGGGACGAAGATATTGGCGAGTAA
- the rplI gene encoding 50S ribosomal protein L9: MPKRRQQVVLRHDVKKLGSTDDVVDVAPGYARNYLIPQGLAAVATPGLLRQVEQRKEKERQAQLALLKDAQDRKTALATVGRLTILKQVGEGDAIYGTVTTQDIAEAIAAGAGQSIDRRSIELTDDINALGVYKAEVKLHSEVSATVEFEVAPL; this comes from the coding sequence GTGCCCAAACGCCGCCAGCAAGTTGTTCTCCGCCATGATGTCAAAAAGCTCGGTAGCACCGATGATGTTGTCGACGTCGCGCCGGGTTATGCACGTAATTATTTGATCCCGCAAGGACTCGCTGCAGTTGCAACGCCGGGGCTCCTGCGCCAAGTCGAACAGCGCAAGGAAAAAGAGCGCCAGGCTCAACTTGCACTGCTCAAGGATGCCCAGGACCGCAAAACTGCACTCGCGACCGTCGGCCGCCTGACTATTCTCAAGCAGGTGGGTGAAGGCGATGCTATCTACGGCACCGTTACCACTCAGGACATCGCCGAGGCGATCGCGGCAGGAGCCGGCCAGTCGATCGACCGACGATCCATCGAGTTGACGGATGATATCAACGCCCTGGGCGTTTATAAAGCAGAGGTCAAGCTCCATTCGGAGGTGAGCGCGACTGTGGAATTTGAAGTCGCGCCCCTATAA
- the dnaB gene encoding replicative DNA helicase, translating to MSDTSARLPDTLPPHNIEAEESILGGILLDPEAIARVADTLSPDAFYVPAHQAVYEAAIALFAQNKPADLMNVTAWLQDRNLLAGVGGASKLAQLVERTVSAVNVDGYGSLVTDKHLRRQLIGAGRAIADLGYDTALELPAVLDRAEQTIFQLTQARQLLGLVPIAETLVQTFNDLEDLNQSDQLPGIDSGFYDLDAMTSGFQRSDLVVIAGRPSMGKTALALNIARNVAGTHQLPVAVFSLEMSKEQLAQRLLASEARIDSNRLRSGRLAQQDFEPLSAAIARLSEMPIFIDDTANASVMQMRSLSRRLQAEQGELGLILVDYLQLMEGSGSDNRVQELARITRGLKTLARELKVPVIALSQLSRGVEQRSNKRPMLADLRESGSIEQDADLVIMLYRDSYYHPDSPDRDIAEAIITKHRNGPTGTIKLLFSPELTQFRNMLAKQPAY from the coding sequence ATGTCCGACACTAGCGCCCGTTTGCCCGACACCTTGCCGCCGCACAATATCGAAGCCGAAGAGTCGATTCTCGGCGGCATCCTACTCGATCCCGAGGCGATCGCCCGCGTTGCCGACACCCTCTCGCCCGATGCTTTCTACGTACCGGCGCACCAAGCCGTCTACGAGGCAGCGATCGCGCTGTTCGCCCAGAATAAGCCGGCTGACTTGATGAACGTGACGGCCTGGCTGCAGGATCGCAATCTGCTCGCGGGCGTTGGTGGAGCAAGTAAGCTCGCGCAGCTCGTGGAGCGGACGGTCTCGGCTGTGAATGTCGATGGCTACGGCAGCTTAGTCACGGACAAGCACTTGCGCCGACAGTTGATCGGTGCGGGGCGGGCGATCGCCGATCTTGGATACGACACGGCGTTAGAGCTACCAGCCGTGCTAGATCGCGCCGAACAGACAATTTTCCAACTCACCCAAGCCCGGCAGCTCCTCGGGCTGGTGCCGATTGCTGAAACCTTGGTGCAGACCTTCAACGACCTCGAAGACCTGAACCAATCGGACCAATTGCCGGGGATCGATTCGGGATTTTACGACCTCGACGCCATGACCAGTGGGTTCCAGCGCTCGGATTTGGTCGTGATTGCCGGCCGGCCCTCGATGGGCAAAACGGCGCTGGCACTCAACATCGCTCGCAACGTTGCCGGAACCCATCAGTTGCCCGTGGCGGTCTTTAGCTTAGAAATGTCCAAAGAGCAACTCGCCCAGCGGTTACTTGCTAGCGAAGCTCGCATCGATAGCAATCGCCTGCGTTCGGGACGTCTGGCACAACAAGATTTTGAACCCCTAAGCGCGGCGATCGCGCGCCTGTCGGAGATGCCAATCTTCATCGACGACACTGCCAATGCCAGCGTCATGCAAATGCGCTCTCTCTCTCGCCGCTTGCAGGCCGAACAGGGCGAATTGGGACTGATCTTGGTTGATTATCTGCAGTTGATGGAAGGAAGCGGCAGCGACAACCGCGTTCAAGAACTCGCCCGCATCACGCGTGGATTAAAGACCCTTGCCCGCGAGCTAAAAGTCCCGGTTATCGCCCTCTCGCAACTATCACGCGGTGTCGAGCAACGTTCCAACAAACGTCCGATGCTTGCTGACTTACGCGAATCGGGCAGTATCGAGCAAGATGCCGATTTGGTGATCATGCTGTATCGCGACTCGTATTACCATCCCGACTCGCCCGATCGCGACATCGCCGAAGCCATCATTACCAAACACCGCAACGGTCCAACAGGAACGATCAAGCTCCTCTTCTCGCCGGAACTAACGCAGTTCCGCAACATGCTTGCCAAGCAGCCGGCCTATTGA
- the fba gene encoding class II fructose-bisphosphate aldolase (catalyzes the reversible aldol condensation of dihydroxyacetonephosphate and glyceraldehyde 3-phosphate in the Calvin cycle, glycolysis, and/or gluconeogenesis), with protein sequence MALVPMRLMLDHAAENGYGIPAYNVNNMEQIRAIMEAADETNSPVILQASRGARKYAGEIFLRHLILAAAESFPHLPIAMHQDHGNGPATCYSAMRNGFTSVMMDGSLEEDAKTPASFEYNVAVTAEVVKVAHSIGVSVEGELGCLGSLETGQGDKEDGHGAEGILTKEQLLTDPDEAVSFVEQTQVDALAVAIGTSHGAYKFTRKPTGEILAISRIEEIHRRLPNTHLVMHGSSSVPKKWIDLINEYGGQIPETYGVPVEEIQKGIKSGVRKVNIDTDNRLAITAAIREAAAKDPSNFDPRHFMKPSIEYMKQVCADRYQAFGTAGNGTKIKQATLDEYAAKYASGELAAKIQSSPAMAGV encoded by the coding sequence ATGGCGCTCGTTCCCATGCGACTGATGCTGGATCACGCAGCAGAAAATGGCTACGGCATTCCGGCGTACAACGTCAACAACATGGAGCAAATCCGGGCCATCATGGAGGCTGCTGACGAGACCAACAGCCCTGTGATCCTGCAAGCTTCGCGCGGCGCGCGCAAATACGCGGGCGAGATCTTTTTGCGTCACCTGATCCTTGCAGCGGCGGAATCCTTCCCCCATCTGCCGATCGCGATGCACCAGGACCACGGAAACGGTCCTGCTACCTGCTACTCCGCGATGCGCAACGGTTTCACCAGCGTGATGATGGACGGTTCGCTGGAAGAAGATGCAAAAACGCCTGCAAGCTTCGAGTACAACGTGGCTGTCACCGCTGAGGTAGTGAAGGTGGCGCATTCCATCGGCGTTAGCGTCGAGGGCGAGCTGGGCTGCCTGGGTTCTTTGGAAACCGGACAGGGCGACAAAGAAGACGGTCACGGTGCAGAAGGCATCTTGACCAAAGAGCAGCTGCTGACCGATCCGGACGAAGCGGTTAGCTTTGTAGAACAAACGCAGGTGGACGCGCTCGCAGTGGCGATCGGCACCAGCCACGGTGCGTACAAGTTCACCCGCAAGCCGACTGGCGAAATCCTCGCCATCAGCCGCATTGAGGAAATCCACCGCCGCCTGCCGAACACCCACTTGGTCATGCACGGTTCTTCATCCGTGCCTAAGAAGTGGATCGACTTGATCAACGAGTACGGCGGTCAGATTCCCGAGACCTACGGCGTTCCCGTCGAGGAAATCCAGAAGGGCATCAAGAGCGGCGTCCGCAAAGTCAACATCGATACCGACAACCGCCTGGCGATCACTGCAGCTATCCGCGAGGCCGCAGCTAAGGATCCCTCAAACTTCGACCCGCGCCACTTCATGAAGCCGTCGATCGAGTACATGAAGCAGGTTTGCGCCGATCGCTACCAAGCATTCGGCACGGCCGGCAACGGTACGAAAATCAAGCAAGCCACCCTCGACGAGTACGCGGCTAAGTACGCCAGCGGCGAGTTGGCTGCGAAGATTCAGTCTTCTCCAGCAATGGCTGGAGTCTAG
- the recA gene encoding recombinase RecA yields the protein MASSSVTNDPNKEKALNLVLGQIERNFGKGSIMRLGDATRMRVETISTGALTLDLALGGGLPKGRIIEVYGPESSGKTTLALHAIAEVQKQGGVAAFVDAEHALDPAYSDVLGVDIENLLVSQPDTGEAALEIVDQLVRSSAVDLVVVDSVAALTPRAEIEGEMGDTQVGLQARLMSKALRKIAGNIGKSGCTVIFLNQLRQKIGISYGNPEVTTGGNALKFYASVRLDIRRVQTLKKGSEGEYGIRAKVKVAKNKVAPPFRIAEFDIIFGFGISRLGCLLDLAEQTEVVKRKGAWYSYNGDNIAQGRDNAVQYLEDNPEIAATVEESVREQLDIGGTPTARGSHRGKGSDADTGEEE from the coding sequence ATGGCTTCCAGTAGCGTAACAAACGACCCTAATAAAGAAAAAGCTCTCAACCTCGTGCTCGGTCAAATCGAGCGTAACTTCGGGAAAGGCTCGATCATGCGTCTGGGAGACGCAACGCGGATGCGTGTCGAGACCATCTCCACCGGGGCGCTAACCCTCGATCTAGCTCTCGGCGGTGGACTGCCGAAGGGTCGCATCATCGAAGTCTACGGCCCTGAAAGTTCTGGCAAGACAACCCTTGCTTTGCACGCGATCGCGGAAGTCCAAAAACAAGGGGGTGTGGCTGCTTTTGTCGATGCCGAGCACGCACTCGACCCGGCCTATTCGGACGTGCTCGGAGTCGATATCGAAAACCTATTGGTGTCGCAGCCCGATACCGGTGAAGCTGCGTTGGAAATTGTCGATCAATTGGTGCGATCGTCGGCAGTTGACTTGGTCGTAGTAGATTCGGTTGCAGCACTCACCCCGCGTGCAGAAATTGAAGGCGAGATGGGCGACACTCAGGTCGGTCTGCAAGCACGATTGATGAGTAAAGCTCTGCGCAAGATTGCTGGCAATATCGGTAAATCCGGTTGCACGGTCATTTTTCTCAACCAGTTGCGCCAGAAAATCGGTATTTCCTATGGCAATCCCGAAGTCACAACGGGTGGTAACGCACTGAAGTTCTACGCATCCGTACGCTTGGATATTCGCCGCGTGCAAACGCTCAAGAAAGGCAGCGAGGGCGAGTACGGTATCCGTGCAAAAGTAAAAGTTGCGAAAAACAAGGTTGCACCGCCGTTTCGCATTGCCGAGTTTGACATCATCTTTGGGTTCGGGATCTCGCGACTGGGCTGTTTGCTAGATTTGGCAGAGCAAACCGAGGTCGTCAAGCGCAAAGGAGCTTGGTACAGCTATAACGGCGACAATATCGCCCAAGGGCGCGATAACGCAGTGCAGTACCTGGAAGACAACCCCGAAATTGCTGCCACGGTCGAAGAGAGCGTTCGCGAGCAGCTTGACATTGGAGGCACGCCAACAGCACGCGGCAGTCACAGGGGCAAAGGTAGCGATGCCGATACTGGAGAAGAAGAATAA
- the phnL gene encoding phosphonate C-P lyase system protein PhnL, producing the protein MTYSVLPTPTAVPAALPAAASLHAAKLYKTFTLHHQGGAQIPVLQGVSLTVQAGECVALQGPSGSGKSTFMRSLYANYRIDAGQIWVKHQNTWVDLAQLPPHDLLHVRQHTIGYVSQFLRVIPRVPALEVAAEPLLDLGYEPELAYDTVRNLFAQLHLPERLWSLSPTTFSGGEKQRVNIARAFAVNYPILLLDEPTSALDAENREVVMQLIEARKAGGCTMVGIFHDDEVRDRVCDRRLPF; encoded by the coding sequence ATGACCTATTCTGTATTGCCAACCCCAACGGCTGTCCCAGCCGCATTACCTGCCGCTGCCTCGCTCCACGCGGCGAAACTCTATAAAACCTTTACCCTGCATCATCAGGGCGGTGCCCAAATCCCCGTCCTTCAGGGCGTGTCGCTGACGGTCCAAGCCGGGGAATGCGTCGCGCTCCAGGGACCATCGGGTTCCGGGAAATCCACCTTCATGCGATCGCTCTATGCCAATTACCGTATTGATGCCGGGCAGATTTGGGTCAAGCATCAAAACACTTGGGTTGATTTAGCGCAACTTCCGCCCCATGACTTACTACACGTTCGGCAACACACCATTGGCTATGTCAGCCAGTTTCTGCGGGTGATTCCCCGTGTTCCCGCCCTCGAAGTGGCGGCAGAACCCCTACTGGATCTAGGGTATGAGCCAGAACTAGCCTATGACACCGTCCGCAACTTGTTTGCCCAACTCCACTTACCCGAACGATTATGGTCGCTATCCCCCACCACGTTTTCCGGTGGTGAAAAACAGCGAGTCAACATCGCTCGGGCATTTGCGGTTAACTACCCGATTTTGCTATTAGATGAGCCGACCTCAGCATTGGATGCTGAGAACCGTGAAGTGGTGATGCAACTTATTGAAGCTCGTAAGGCCGGCGGCTGTACCATGGTCGGCATTTTTCATGATGATGAAGTGCGCGATCGGGTGTGCGATCGGCGTCTCCCTTTTTAA
- the phnK gene encoding phosphonate C-P lyase system protein PhnK, with the protein MTTENSLLTPLLTVDGLTKRYGDIAACDRISFDLYPSQVLGIIGESGSGKSTLLRAIAGQIALDGGQLSYRDRAGQILNLQTLPEARRRQLMKTEWGFVQQNPRDGLRLRVTAGANIGERLLDVGDRHYGNIRAEALQWLAQVEIPQQRMDDLPSTFSGGMQQRLQLARILVTRPQLVLMDEPTGGLDVSVQARLLDLIRSLVRTLHLSVILVTHDIGVVRLLAQRLLVMQNGLVVEAGLTDQVLDDPQHPYTQQLVSATLVP; encoded by the coding sequence ATGACTACAGAAAATTCTCTACTTACACCGTTGTTAACCGTTGATGGTTTGACGAAACGCTATGGAGATATTGCCGCCTGCGATCGCATCTCATTTGACCTCTATCCCAGTCAAGTGCTAGGCATTATTGGTGAATCTGGTTCCGGCAAAAGTACTTTGCTCAGGGCGATCGCCGGACAAATTGCCCTTGATGGCGGGCAACTGAGCTATCGCGATCGCGCAGGGCAAATCCTCAACTTACAGACCTTACCCGAAGCGCGCCGTCGTCAACTGATGAAAACAGAATGGGGGTTTGTGCAGCAAAATCCTCGCGACGGGTTGCGATTGCGTGTGACCGCCGGAGCTAACATTGGCGAGCGTTTATTAGACGTGGGCGATCGCCATTACGGCAACATTCGCGCCGAGGCATTGCAGTGGTTAGCCCAAGTAGAAATTCCACAACAGCGGATGGACGACCTACCGAGCACCTTTTCCGGCGGCATGCAACAGCGCTTGCAGCTCGCGCGCATTTTGGTGACCCGTCCTCAGCTGGTCCTGATGGATGAGCCCACCGGGGGACTGGATGTTTCCGTGCAGGCTCGCCTCTTGGATTTAATACGATCGCTGGTGCGCACCCTCCACCTCAGCGTCATTCTCGTCACCCATGACATCGGGGTGGTGCGGTTACTGGCGCAACGGTTGCTGGTGATGCAAAACGGTCTGGTGGTGGAAGCTGGCTTAACCGACCAGGTCTTGGACGATCCTCAGCATCCTTATACCCAGCAACTGGTCAGTGCTACGCTCGTGCCCTAA
- a CDS encoding alpha-D-ribose 1-methylphosphonate 5-phosphate C-P-lyase PhnJ: MHPPTPTPTTPEPGFNFAYLDEQTKRSVRRALLKAVAIPGHQIPFSSREMPMSYGWGTGGIQVTASVIGQTDTLKVIDQGADDTTNAVNIRRFFRKVCGVETTEQTEAATLIQTRHRIPETALREGQIMVYQVPMPEPLYFIEPSRTEANKMHALEEYGPMYVRLYEDVTRFGHIAIAYDYPVMVHDRYLMKPSPIPRFDNPKLHMSPALQLFGAGREKRIYALPPYTKVKSLDFEDHPFTVESWEQPCEFCGATDTYLDEVVTNDRGDRLWICSDTDYCHQRQQQQTQTPRKLD; the protein is encoded by the coding sequence ATGCACCCACCGACTCCGACTCCAACCACACCCGAACCCGGTTTTAACTTCGCTTATTTAGACGAACAGACCAAGCGCTCTGTCCGGCGCGCCTTGCTCAAAGCGGTGGCGATTCCGGGACACCAAATTCCCTTTAGCTCCCGCGAAATGCCCATGTCCTATGGCTGGGGGACGGGGGGCATCCAGGTTACTGCCTCGGTGATTGGGCAAACGGATACGCTGAAAGTGATCGATCAAGGGGCGGACGATACAACGAACGCCGTGAATATTCGCCGCTTCTTTCGTAAAGTCTGCGGCGTGGAGACCACGGAGCAGACCGAGGCGGCCACGTTGATTCAGACGCGCCACCGCATTCCTGAAACCGCCTTACGGGAAGGTCAAATTATGGTCTATCAAGTGCCTATGCCGGAGCCGTTGTACTTCATCGAACCTTCACGCACCGAAGCCAACAAAATGCACGCTCTTGAAGAATATGGACCGATGTACGTGCGGTTATATGAAGATGTCACGCGCTTTGGCCATATTGCGATCGCCTACGACTATCCGGTGATGGTGCACGATCGCTACCTGATGAAACCGAGCCCAATTCCCCGCTTTGATAATCCAAAATTGCACATGAGCCCGGCCTTGCAACTCTTTGGAGCGGGACGGGAAAAGCGAATCTATGCCTTACCGCCCTACACCAAGGTGAAGAGCCTGGATTTTGAGGACCATCCCTTCACAGTGGAAAGCTGGGAGCAACCGTGTGAGTTTTGTGGAGCGACGGATACGTATCTGGATGAAGTTGTAACGAACGACCGGGGCGATCGCCTTTGGATCTGTTCGGATACCGATTATTGCCACCAGCGCCAGCAGCAACAGACCCAAACTCCCCGGAAACTTGACTAA